TGGCTAATGCCAAAGCCAAAAGTAAGTACTTCATGGTTACGGGTAATACGACAActatttcgaaaatttagaAGCTACGCATTGTTCAAAAGAGACGAAGTTCAACCTATCCGAATCTGCGTGGATGTGaaattcgcgaaaaaaaatcgcgctaCTTAACGGCTACTACGACTAAAGTTACATCTGAATTAATATTTGAGCATAACTGTTTTTTCAATGTCAGACTGATAATCCACTTGTTATCGTCGAAATTgcataataattattgattaGGAGATGAGTGATTTATCCGTAAGGCTGTGGTGTTTGATACTTTCCGCAACTGAAGTTGCAAttcaagtttatttttaaacaacttCGCAAATAGATCTTCACCCATGACGCATTCGATACGAGTTTTTCCTGCAATAAAACCGTTTCTAgtccaatattttttttaatcatcagGTACGACGCAAACAGATAAGAGTAATTGTGATTCACGGTTTTTTCATTCTTTCCTCCGTGCGCAAGTAGCTGTTCAAGCAATCGCCGGCTCTTTCTTGGAAGGTTcttaaaaaatagtaaatttCGAAGTAGTTTACAAACACATTATAGATAGTTTACTTAAATCTAGGataaaacattaatttgttaattctAACTTATTGTATCACAGTTGGTTCCATTGATCAGAGCTTTTACGGAAAGCCTGAGTATGCGAAAGTTGATCTCGTTATAATCCAGGGAACTTCCATAAACCTTTTGAAGTCGATTGGATAATATCAGCAATTCCTCTTGCGGCTGCGCCAGAAATCTGGAATTATGTATGAGCTTTAATCCACTGATAAATTGCAGCCGTTCCTTGTCGATCAGCACTAATTCCTGTACAATTGTAagaaattttgattaaaaaacaTGCAATAGCCACATGACTTTCATAaatcattcaaaaaaaaaaaaaacaaagcttACTAAATAGTTAGGCGTCAGCGGGTTATGCATGTTCCAGCATCCGATACCGATCTCCTTCGTCAATCCGTAAAACAATGTACCGTTAGAGGAAAAAGCTAGCGACGATGCCTGACTCGGTAGAATATCGATGCTTCCAAAATAATTCATCCTTTTTCTGTTTCCAACTTTGGCCAAATCGTTCGAATTCGCTGCGTACAACGATTTGGAAGCCAAAGGTCGAAAGAATAAGTACCTCTCGTCATCGTCCATACCCATTGCTGGAGATAGTGCCACAGCTCTAACGCCATCGGtcaaatgaaatttttcaccGGCAATACTGTATCTCGTGTATTTTTCTTCGGGTTCAAACACTTTTCCTTCTACGCGAAAAAATCTCAAGCCGTCCCAGACCACCAGACCGTAACCTCGAGCGTCTGCCATAAACACCTGGACAAATATCGATAATTTATAAAGCTTAAAGTATCAAAGCCTAATCGACATACACGTGTGTACCGCACTTAGTAATTCCACGTTTTAAATCTTCTTTCTCTACAGATATTTTTACTACTCCGATACTTTGTTTTGGAAGAACAAACATCTGTCAATGTTTACCTCGAACAATCAATTtggtataaaaatttattgaccGAGTTAAACCGTTGCATAACGGGTCGCTCACCTTTGTACTATTGCAAAGTCTACCATCGGTCGCAACAATAAGATTGTACAGCAATCCATTTCCATATCTATCCTCGGCAGCGTTCGGGGGTATCTTCTTTTTAAATTCTAATTTGTCCGTGCGTAAATTAAAAGCCAAAAGTTGAGCAGGACAAACGTATTCACCGCTTATTTTTCCACTATCCAAGACCCACAGTCGATCGCAAGAATCAATCTGTTCAATTGAAAAACATTATTCAAGTCGTGTGTATTACCGATTGtattgtacataataaaagacAGAAATGTACTCACCGCGATGTGATAAACACTTGTAATAACATTGCAATCGTTCTTAATATGCCACGACCAATCAGGGTAAGGATACAATAGGGGTCCCGATGGCCCCACCTTTTTTGACACTGTATTCAAAGTAGCCGGCACACCTGGACCCGCTTTTATCGTCACGAATGTTCGCCCGTCTAAAACAGTTACgcgatatttgaatttaaaaataaaaatgaatagaCTCGAAATTTACCTTTGGATCTATCAGCGTCAACTGGAACGTTGTTCTTGTAATCGTAGTCGCCATTAAGAACAAAAGTATTCCTTTTCGATTCCGATTCCCACTCGTAATCAAAATATTTCCACTCGAGATCCGGTGTTAATAAAGACGATTTCAGACAGCTCACTGCACTAATAGACGCGCAAATCCACAACACGgcgtacattttttaaatttctcatAATACTAATTTGGAACATCGCGGGTCTTGCCGCAACTAAAGGAAAAGCAGCGTGTCGCTCGATTGCGAACTGATTCGTCACgcaaatttttatcaaaagttGCGTGACTTTATGCCTCTTCCGATGATTTGTTTAGCAACATTTATAATACAAAGTGTACACAAGTATGTTGTTCTTTAGTAAGAGAAGTTAAATAAAAGATTTCTCGGTATTtcgattatttaaaaaaattatatttttcgattAACTATAcaatgcaaataaaaatcaaaacgtTAATTGCATATTACTCTAGGTTAATTGGgttattgtattttttgtaCAATGTTGAGTATTCGCCTTTATATCATGataataattacaaataatttaattattcaagCTATACACGTACTTGTACtgtaatattaaatattacatATCATAATATGTTTTTTACACTGGTAGCCTTACAGTCTACAAGATCTTATTACATGGCGATATACAGTAATTTATACAAAAGTCTATTAGATTTGACACTGTGATTcactttaaaactaaaatgtCGACACTATTTAAACACCTACTACAACTATTGTAAAATCCTGTTCAAACTCAAACCCTAGTATTTTACACGTGGGTACTTCTACAGCTTGAAAGAAACATCTTTGGGAATTTACCTGAAAACTCCGTGTGAAAATCATACATTTATAcaaagtaattaaaaaaaaaaacactctAATAGACCTCTAAATTACTGACTAAACGTGTATACAATAATGTACAACGCGAAAATTGCAAATTTCGATGGCTGCACATAAAAAATCGGTATAAAAAAAGAGTTACGCGCTGTGAATAAATTAATCGCTGTACAAAATCTCTAAAAACTGTCCCCGTCACCGCGACAATCGAATCCCTACGCTCGTCGACTGATGGGTGTGA
The sequence above is a segment of the Nasonia vitripennis strain AsymCx chromosome 3, Nvit_psr_1.1, whole genome shotgun sequence genome. Coding sequences within it:
- the LOC100119671 gene encoding major royal jelly protein 1 — its product is MYAVLWICASISAVSCLKSSLLTPDLEWKYFDYEWESESKRNTFVLNGDYDYKNNVPVDADRSKDGRTFVTIKAGPGVPATLNTVSKKVGPSGPLLYPYPDWSWHIKNDCNVITSVYHIAIDSCDRLWVLDSGKISGEYVCPAQLLAFNLRTDKLEFKKKIPPNAAEDRYGNGLLYNLIVATDGRLCNSTKVFMADARGYGLVVWDGLRFFRVEGKVFEPEEKYTRYSIAGEKFHLTDGVRAVALSPAMGMDDDERYLFFRPLASKSLYAANSNDLAKVGNRKRMNYFGSIDILPSQASSLAFSSNGTLFYGLTKEIGIGCWNMHNPLTPNYLELVLIDKERLQFISGLKLIHNSRFLAQPQEELLILSNRLQKVYGSSLDYNEINFRILRLSVKALINGTNCDTIKPSKKEPAIA